The following proteins come from a genomic window of Diadema setosum chromosome 20, eeDiaSeto1, whole genome shotgun sequence:
- the LOC140244115 gene encoding uncharacterized protein, which produces MALLNLHTKLSLLSTICLVVAVLLARESSLAESVRIERIVFGLLAAVATCLSLLFFILLALGPAPNDGIKSTLRCFFSSMVVLLRGKISLYRLQKHWKNPRRAQDHLLRHILRENGDTEYGRRYRLQDIGDREEFRARHPLTTYEHYRPYVEREMNGERNVMTRKFHSSYVSTSGTTGRSKMIPQTDRLKMIIDYLDILYAIVRMKFPHTGIFQKQLFVYIAPVVSRTKNGGLVESALTVGDDTRLYYTTPPAGFRIHSYEVANYIHLLFALRDRDIGSICVFFLSTLESMMKQLAQWWEDIVHDIEYGTIREGLELSDDIRSALTAELHGGDRQRALELRQHFVVGLDNILPRAWPKLRVIMSVDTTGFWPQIREKYARGITLVSSGYGCSEGLLMGISIWAWDERQDLLFFPTINFFEFIRLQNTHESHPDTLFLDELEIGQEYEVVITQACGLYRYRLGDIIRVTGFHDNCPSFQFLYRLGLMLNLRYEKIDQNIALQAFQAAVKRWPGRVKLTEFAAAESTLLSETYPAFERDEIMPYYLLFVELEFTSGNESCEMITQEHKALLDQELRDRNSDYERLRREGAIAPPRLHIVKPGAFEALKAHILANTNTTANQYKVPRKLRSESLVEFLLHHVM; this is translated from the exons ATGGCGCTCCTGAATCTTCACACGAAGTTGTCGCTGTTGTCGACAATCTGTCTGGTCGTGGCGGTGCTGCTTGCCCGGGAATCTAGTCTGGCGGAGTCTGTGAGAATTGAACGCATCGTTTTCG GGCTCCTTGCTGCTGTGGCTACCTGTCTGTCTCTGCTATTTTTTATTCTACTCGCTCTTGGCCCTGCGCCCAATGACGGGATAAAGTCCACTCTGCGTTGTTTCTTTTCGTCCATGGTGGTGCTCTTACGAGGGAAGATCTCCCTCTATCGTCTGCAGAAGCACTGGAAGAATCCTCGCCGAGCCCAGGATCACCTCCTCAGACACATTCTCCGTGAGAATGGCGACACGGAGTACGGCAGACGATACCGACTTCAAGACATCGGGGACAGAGAGGAGTTCAGAGCTCGCCATCCACTCACAACATACGAGCACTACCGTCCTTATGTTGAACGGGAGATGAATGGCGAAAGAAACGTTATGACCCGAAAATTTCATTCCAGTTACGTCAGTACTTCCGGTACGACTGGTCGTAGCAAGATGATCCCTCAGACAGATAGACTCAAAATGATAATAGATTATCTCGATATTCTTTACGCCATCGTTCGAATGAAATTCCCTCATACGGGTATATTTCAAAAGCAACTTTTTGTCTACATAGCCCCTGTAGTTTCTAGAACTAAAAATGGCGGGCTTGTCGAGAGTGCCCTGACTGTAGGAGATGACACAAGGTTGTATTACACCACACCTCCTGCTGGCTTTCGCATCCATTCCTACGAGGTTGCGAATTACATCCATCTCCTTTTTGCCCTGCGTGACAGGGATATAGGCTCTATATGCGTCTTCTTTCTGAGCACGCTCGAGAGCATGATGAAACAACTCGCACAGTGGTGGGAAGACATCGTTCATGATATCGAGTACGGAACCATCCGTGAGGGACTCGAACTATCAGACGACATACGGTCTGCATTGACAGCTGAACTTCATGGAGGCGACCGGCAGAGGGCGCTGGAATTACGTCAACATTTTGTGGTCGGACTGGACAACATCTTGCCAAGGGCGTGGCCGAAGCTGAGAGTCATTATGTCCGTTGACACCACTGGATTCTGGCCCCAAATAAGAGAGAAATACGCAAGAG GTATCACATTGGTTTCCAGTGGCTACGGATGTTCAGAGGGGCTTCTAATGGGGATCTCCATTTGGGCGTGGGACGAACGACAGGATTTGCTCTTTTTTCCTACTATAAACTTTTTCGAGTTTATCAGGCTGCAGAACAC TCACGAGAGTCATCCTGACACGCTGTTCCTAGACGAACTCGAGATTGGCCAAGAGTACGAGGTCGTGATTACCCAGGCCTGCGGACTCTATCGATATAGACTGGGAGACATCATTCGAGTCACTGGTTTCCATGACAACTGTCCTTCATTTCAGTTCTTGTACCG TCTGGGCCTGATGTTGAATTTGCGATATGAAAAGATTGATCAAAACATCGCACTCCAGGCATTCCAAGCCGCCGTAAAGCGCTGGCCGGGCAGGGTCAAACTGACTGAGTTTGCCGCCGCCGAGAGTACCTTGCTTTCAGAAACATACCCTG CCTTCGAGAGGGACGAAATTATGCCATACTACTTGCTCTTTGTGGAGTTGGAGTTCACATCTGGAAACGAGTCGTGTGAAATGATCACACAAGAACACAAGGCACTG CTCGATCAGGAACTGCGTGACCGCAATAGCGACTACGAACGGTTGCGCCGGGAAGGTGCCATTGCGCCCCCTCGACTTCACATCGTGAAACCTGGGGCGTTCGAGGCGCTGAAGGCCCACATTCTGGCCAACACCAACACCACTGCCAACCAGTACAAAGTACCGCGCAAACTGCGGTCGGAAAGTCTGGTCGAGTTTTTACTTCATCATGTCATGTGA